In the genome of Streptococcus mitis, one region contains:
- a CDS encoding tellurite resistance protein TehB (with TehA confers resistance to tellurite), which translates to MEKLVAYKRMPLWTKETMPEAVQQKHNTKVGTWGKITVVKGALKFIELTEEGQVLAEHLFEAGADNPMAQPQDWHRVEAATDDVEWYLEFYCKPEDYFPKKYNTNPVHSEVLEAMQTVKPGRALDLGCGQGRNSLFLAQQGFDVTAVDQNELSLEILQSIVEQEDLDMPVGLYDINSASIGQAYDFIVSTVVLMFLQAERIPAIIKNMQEKTTVSGYNLIVCAMDTEDYPCSVNFPFTFKEGELADYYKDWDLVKYNENPGHLHRRDENGNRIQLRFATMLAKKIK; encoded by the coding sequence ATGGAAAAACTAGTTGCCTATAAACGCATGCCCTTGTGGACTAAAGAAACCATGCCAGAGGCGGTTCAGCAGAAACACAATACCAAGGTCGGAACTTGGGGTAAGATTACAGTTGTAAAAGGAGCCCTCAAGTTTATTGAATTGACGGAAGAAGGTCAAGTTCTAGCTGAACACCTCTTTGAAGCAGGAGCTGACAATCCCATGGCCCAACCACAAGACTGGCACCGAGTGGAGGCGGCCACAGATGATGTGGAATGGTACTTGGAATTTTATTGTAAACCTGAGGATTATTTTCCTAAGAAATACAATACCAATCCTGTTCATTCAGAAGTTCTAGAAGCTATGCAGACAGTAAAACCAGGGAGAGCCTTGGATTTGGGCTGTGGTCAAGGCCGTAATTCCCTCTTTCTAGCACAGCAAGGTTTTGATGTGACAGCTGTGGATCAAAATGAACTGTCCCTTGAAATCTTGCAAAGCATTGTGGAACAGGAAGATTTGGATATGCCTGTTGGTCTTTATGATATCAATTCAGCCAGTATTGGGCAAGCGTATGATTTCATTGTATCAACAGTTGTTCTGATGTTTCTGCAAGCAGAGCGTATTCCAGCTATTATTAAAAATATGCAGGAGAAAACCACTGTTAGTGGTTACAACCTTATCGTCTGTGCCATGGATACGGAGGATTACCCTTGCTCAGTGAACTTCCCATTCACATTTAAAGAGGGAGAATTGGCAGACTATTACAAGGATTGGGACTTGGTTAAGTACAATGAAAATCCAGGCCATTTACACCGTCGCGATGAAAATGGCAATCGCATTCAACTACGCTTTGCGACCATGCTAGCTAAGAAAATCAAGTAA